A part of Microbulbifer sp. MI-G genomic DNA contains:
- the metG gene encoding methionine--tRNA ligase, with protein sequence MSDTRKILVTSALPYANGSLHLGHVLEYIQTDIWARFQRARGNDCLYLCADDAHGTAIMLKAEQLGLTPEQHIAHMQAEHERDFADFLIAVDNYHSTHSEENRALSSMIYRRLSDNGHIASRTITQAFDPEKQLFLADRYIKGTCPHCGTPDQYGDNCEVCGATYSPTELIDPVSAISGSTPVEKESEHFFFTLPVFTEFLRNWTRCDTLQEEVANKLAEWLEEGLQEWDISRDAPYFGFEIPDAPGKYFYVWLDAPIGYLASLKNYCDRNGRDWLEYWRRDSTAEVYHFIGKDIVNFHALFWPAMLNSAELRTPSKVCVHGFLTVNGKKMSKSRGTFINARNYLDHLNPEYLRYYFAAKLTAGVDDLDLNLDDFIAKVNSDLVGKVVNIASRTAKFVSKSGGKLADALADAQLWNQFVEAAPHIADAYEQREYARAMRNIMALADTANAWLADKAPWSLAKADNSQAQVLAICSQGMNMFRALITWLAPVLPVTAQKAAEFLNNELDWNGATTPLTGHQIKPFKPLLQRVDKTQVDAVMDAAKESLAQLQAEAKTATGPLAENPIAEQIPFDDFAKVDLRIALITKAEYVEGAGKLLRLTLDLGGETRQVFAGIKSAYTPEQLEGKHTVMVANLAPRKMRFGISEGMVLAAGPGGKDLWILEPHAGAKPGMRVM encoded by the coding sequence ATGTCCGATACGCGCAAGATCCTAGTCACCAGCGCACTCCCCTACGCCAATGGCTCCCTGCACTTGGGCCACGTACTCGAATATATTCAAACTGATATCTGGGCGCGTTTCCAGCGCGCCCGCGGCAACGATTGTCTGTACCTCTGCGCCGATGATGCACACGGCACTGCGATCATGCTCAAGGCGGAACAACTGGGCCTTACCCCGGAGCAGCATATCGCCCATATGCAGGCAGAACACGAGCGGGATTTCGCCGACTTCCTGATCGCGGTGGACAACTACCACTCCACCCACTCCGAGGAGAACCGCGCGTTGTCCTCAATGATCTACCGGCGCCTCAGTGACAACGGTCATATCGCCTCGCGCACCATCACCCAGGCCTTTGATCCGGAAAAACAGCTGTTCCTGGCGGACCGCTATATCAAAGGCACCTGCCCACACTGCGGCACCCCCGACCAATACGGCGATAACTGTGAGGTCTGCGGCGCCACATACAGCCCTACGGAACTGATCGATCCGGTCTCCGCAATCTCCGGCAGCACTCCGGTAGAAAAAGAGTCCGAGCATTTTTTCTTCACTCTGCCTGTCTTTACCGAATTCCTACGCAACTGGACCCGTTGCGACACCCTGCAAGAGGAAGTGGCCAACAAGCTGGCCGAGTGGCTCGAAGAGGGCCTCCAGGAGTGGGATATTTCCCGGGACGCCCCTTATTTCGGCTTTGAAATCCCGGATGCTCCGGGTAAGTACTTCTATGTCTGGCTGGATGCCCCCATTGGCTACCTGGCCAGCCTGAAAAACTACTGCGACCGCAATGGCAGGGACTGGCTGGAATATTGGAGGAGAGACAGCACAGCCGAGGTCTACCACTTCATCGGCAAGGATATCGTTAACTTCCACGCACTCTTTTGGCCGGCAATGCTCAACTCCGCGGAGTTGCGCACCCCCAGCAAAGTGTGCGTGCATGGCTTCCTTACCGTCAATGGCAAGAAGATGTCCAAGTCTCGTGGCACGTTTATCAACGCTCGTAACTACCTGGATCATCTCAACCCGGAGTACCTGCGCTACTATTTCGCCGCCAAGTTGACCGCGGGCGTGGACGACCTGGACCTGAACCTGGACGACTTTATCGCCAAGGTAAACTCGGACCTGGTAGGGAAGGTCGTCAATATCGCCTCTCGCACTGCCAAGTTTGTAAGCAAGTCCGGCGGCAAGCTGGCGGATGCACTGGCCGATGCACAACTCTGGAACCAGTTTGTGGAAGCGGCGCCGCATATTGCCGACGCCTACGAGCAGCGAGAATACGCCCGCGCCATGCGCAACATCATGGCCCTGGCCGACACCGCCAACGCCTGGCTTGCCGACAAGGCGCCCTGGTCTCTGGCCAAGGCGGACAACAGTCAGGCGCAGGTACTGGCCATCTGCTCCCAGGGCATGAACATGTTCCGCGCTCTGATTACCTGGCTGGCGCCGGTACTGCCTGTCACCGCACAAAAAGCGGCGGAGTTTCTCAACAACGAACTGGATTGGAACGGTGCCACAACCCCGCTGACAGGCCACCAGATCAAGCCGTTCAAACCGCTGCTGCAGCGTGTGGATAAAACCCAGGTGGACGCGGTGATGGATGCCGCCAAAGAGTCCCTGGCACAACTGCAGGCCGAGGCTAAAACAGCCACAGGCCCACTGGCCGAAAACCCCATTGCTGAGCAGATCCCGTTTGACGATTTCGCCAAAGTGGACCTGCGCATCGCCCTGATTACCAAAGCCGAGTACGTGGAGGGTGCCGGCAAACTGCTGCGGCTTACCCTGGACCTTGGCGGCGAAACTCGCCAGGTGTTTGCCGGTATCAAAAGCGCCTACACACCGGAGCAGTTAGAGGGCAAGCACACGGTAATGGTCGCCAATCTGGCACCGCGTAAAATGCGCTTTGGCATTAGTGAAGGCATGGTGCTGGCCGCGGGCCCCGGTGGCAAGGATCTGTGGATTCTCGAACCCCATGCGGGCGCCAAACCGGGCATGCGCGTGATGTAA
- a CDS encoding EamA family transporter produces MGISITAAALVLVSAFLHAGWNLLGKSRTPSPAFFCIATLSVGLSLLPLNIWVLLQAKALPSAFWLLLVGSGFFQMVYMGSLALAYQRANMGLVYPIARALPVLLVAVATVLLGQRLPGLAWVGMLLVTVGCLLVPLVYFRQWHWRAYWRADCAWALVSALGTVGYSLADKGALMYLEVALEGAVTPLAMAYSYLGMQFFACGIWLLLGCLGKRGRAQLALGLGDLKLGALTGLMMGVTYGLVLLAMTMTENVSYVVALRQLSIPLGVGMGIWLLKEPAHRPQLLGVGLVCAGLIAVSLR; encoded by the coding sequence ATGGGAATATCGATAACCGCTGCAGCTCTGGTTCTGGTATCGGCATTTCTACACGCGGGTTGGAATCTACTAGGAAAGTCCCGCACTCCTTCCCCGGCATTTTTCTGTATCGCCACGCTCAGTGTGGGCCTGTCACTGCTGCCTCTGAATATTTGGGTACTGTTGCAGGCAAAAGCACTGCCCAGCGCCTTCTGGTTGTTGCTGGTGGGCAGTGGTTTCTTCCAAATGGTGTATATGGGCAGCCTGGCGCTGGCCTACCAGCGCGCCAACATGGGACTTGTGTACCCCATAGCACGGGCGCTGCCGGTGCTATTGGTCGCGGTGGCCACAGTGCTGCTGGGGCAGCGGCTGCCGGGGTTGGCCTGGGTGGGGATGCTGCTGGTTACTGTCGGCTGTCTGCTGGTTCCCCTGGTGTATTTCCGCCAATGGCACTGGCGGGCTTACTGGCGTGCGGATTGTGCCTGGGCACTGGTGTCGGCGCTGGGTACGGTTGGCTATTCCCTTGCAGATAAAGGGGCACTGATGTATCTGGAGGTGGCACTCGAAGGTGCCGTGACGCCTTTGGCAATGGCTTACAGTTACCTGGGCATGCAGTTTTTTGCCTGTGGCATATGGTTGCTTTTGGGCTGTCTGGGCAAACGTGGGCGCGCCCAGTTGGCACTGGGTCTGGGGGATTTGAAGCTAGGGGCCCTGACCGGCCTGATGATGGGGGTGACCTACGGCCTGGTACTGCTGGCAATGACCATGACTGAAAATGTGAGCTACGTGGTGGCCTTGCGCCAACTCAGTATTCCACTGGGGGTTGGGATGGGGATCTGGTTGTTGAAGGAACCGGCGCACAGGCCCCAGCTGCTGGGCGTGGGGTTGGTGTGTGCCGGTTTGATTGCAGTGTCTCTGCGCTAG
- a CDS encoding D-2-hydroxyacid dehydrogenase, giving the protein MRGVFLDALTMKLEELDTSALQNSLDHWDFYDTTSAMETAGRIAGAQVVITNKVILDRPLLTQASQLKLICVCATGTNNIDLEAARDLGIVVRNVKGYAGASVPQHTLALILALASRWYRYHRDVMAGRWSRSEIFCLLDYPVIELAGKTLGIIGYGALGQSVARLGQALGMRVLIAESLRGKPHNNRVCLAQLQAESDVISLHCPLTAETENLIDHPFIAAMKPGALLVNTARGGLVDEEALAGALRSGHLGGAALDVLSEEPPPANHPLLDSSIPNLIITPHTAWISRESRQRLLDGVVDHIKTWKRDATR; this is encoded by the coding sequence ATGCGCGGCGTATTTCTGGACGCGTTGACGATGAAGCTCGAGGAACTGGACACATCGGCCCTGCAGAACAGTCTAGACCACTGGGATTTCTACGATACCACTTCCGCCATGGAAACCGCCGGGCGCATCGCCGGTGCCCAAGTAGTGATCACTAACAAGGTGATCCTGGATCGCCCGCTTTTGACACAGGCATCCCAGCTCAAACTGATCTGTGTCTGTGCCACTGGCACCAACAATATCGACCTGGAGGCGGCACGGGATCTCGGCATTGTTGTGCGCAATGTCAAAGGCTATGCCGGCGCCTCAGTGCCACAGCACACCCTGGCACTGATCCTGGCCCTCGCCTCCCGCTGGTACCGCTACCACCGGGACGTGATGGCCGGGCGATGGAGCCGGTCTGAGATTTTCTGCCTGCTGGATTACCCGGTGATAGAGCTGGCCGGCAAGACTCTCGGGATTATCGGCTACGGCGCACTGGGACAGAGCGTTGCCAGACTTGGACAGGCTCTGGGGATGCGGGTGCTGATCGCCGAGTCTCTCCGTGGAAAACCCCATAATAACCGGGTGTGCCTGGCACAATTGCAGGCGGAATCGGATGTGATCAGCTTGCACTGTCCCCTCACCGCGGAGACAGAAAATTTGATCGATCACCCCTTCATCGCAGCCATGAAACCCGGCGCTCTACTGGTGAATACTGCCCGCGGCGGCCTGGTCGACGAGGAGGCCCTGGCCGGTGCGCTGCGCAGTGGGCACCTGGGGGGGGCCGCACTGGATGTACTCAGTGAAGAGCCACCGCCAGCGAACCACCCCCTACTGGACTCCAGTATCCCCAACCTGATCATCACGCCTCACACCGCCT